TTAGACCTACATTGTATGGCTGATGCCTTTGAAATGCCTGTCTACCGAGCTAGTCTAAGCTAATTAAGGTCACTAAATTTCTTCTGTTGTCATATACAGGTTAAATTTTAGGGGGATTCGATGAATGCTTTGTATTTTATTCCCTCAAGGTATGAGCCACTCCCTTCTCAGATTGGTACGGGATGAGTCTTCTTTTTTACcgtatttttttttctagtttgATTTGCATCTCATAATGTTTTGTGACGAATGTTCCCGTTATTTTTAGATTTCTCCTGTTTTTTTTAGATTTAGTCAAATGATCTCACAATTGCTGGCCGCCCTccgacttgtttttttttttttttaaaaaaattatttttaatgaaaCGCTGTGTGTTTGGAATTGTTGGCTTCTGTTCATATAGGGCGAGATTTGGGCGTAATGATTGGTAATCTATTTTACTAACTGGCCATTAATGGTAGAGATAATTCACTATCAAATTAGATGACTGAAAAGATCCTCCATGAGAAATCCTATAAAAGATTCTCATGTTTCCAGCTTTGTCAATGCTTAGTGATAGAATATTCTATCAATTGGTGTAATAGATCTGAAGAGCTTCTGGAAGTACAACGTTGATGCACTTgttccaaacaaaaaaaaatatcttccAATTTAATATGCCACTTGtgatctataaaaaaaaatatttttattttcaaattaatttcaacttTTCTCCGTTGGTGTATAAACATTGTCATTTTGATTATACTAGATAGGTGACATTAGTGCCGTGCAAAGAGTGGtaatttttcatttattatattaaaaaataaaacataaaaactaaaaaaaagtttcaaataataaaatatttgaaaataatttatcaaTTTTTCAATAGAAGTTTTGCAATACAATTCGTATACTTACGAATCAAAAAAACAAATTGAAGTGTAGAGAATTCTACCcataacaaatttaaaattagggAACTATCTATATaaataacaaattaaaaattagagatctaatttaaaatttccaTTTTGGCTAAATTTGTGTAAATTTCAAATGaagaatataaaaaaaacatattttattCCAGAAAACATATCTTGTACCAAATatatacatattttattttatttgaacaAATTCCTTGTGCCAAATTTGTGCAGCGCCTTTAAGGAACCATACTGTTGAGCAAGTTGAACAAATTTAGTAGACAAGGTATATGGGGCATGTGAAGTAGCCTATCCATGACAGATTAATTGAGCAAACAAGACAAAGTAGGCGAGACAAAGAAGACAAGACAAATCAAACAATAATACATTTAGGGCGAGCTAGGCAAACCAAACTTCCAAAATGAATAAAAGTGGACGATATTGAAACAAACTAAGCAAACTAGAAGGATCAAACAAATCAAACATTGACAAATGATCGATAATACTCCAATTTGTTGGATGACTTTAATTTATAATTAACCATTCACTTACTCTATTCATTCCACTTCATTCCATCCATTCCAATTGTTCCTACAAACTTATAAAACAACGATAGTGCCAAGGGACACAGGCTATGCAACACTATGCAATGTCTGACCAAAACGATACGAGGTAGGCATGACAAGGGCAAGGAGTATAGTAGCTTCAAGTCTAATCAAGAAACAAATCTACTGGTTCACTGATGTTGCACCTGCTTTAGTGGCAAAAGGCAAAGCGTTCACCCCAGTACCCCGGCCAACCTGTTTGAGGACCAACACGGAAGTAAATCATGGTAATTGAGTAGGCATGTAGATGGGGGGTTAAGTTATACAGGATGTAGGAATTTACGCCTCGCCAACCTTGAGATTCGACCTCTCGACCTCAAGTGGCAAACTTTCATCCACTTACCACCTCAGCTATGCCTGTGGGGGCATGCTTTAGATAAAGGGGCAAGTGGATGGTGTGTTATGGGTAATAAGGAACTCTGCGATATCATATGAATCAAGACTGCTGGCTGCAGCCTACAAGGGGAACTTGTTATTGCAACTCCACAAATAAGCGTGCAAGAGGATTACAGGAAAAAATTATTCTCAAGTAAACTCTGGTATGCTCTGGTGCTAGGTCAAGGGAACAGAAGTATAATTATCCAATagaaaacaaaataattaaaattgtATGAGATCCAAACATAATACTAAACAGTAGACTAAacttttaattataataattttaaaagaaagaaaatgaatcATCAGAAGTAATGCTAACCTTACATCTCACTATGAAAACATTTCTCATGGCTCCTATAGCTTATTCCCTGTATGCATAACCCTTGAAGAAATATTCAGATTCTTCCATGTCTGTTATGCACCTGAACATCTCTTTAAAAACAGCAGAATGGATGAGAATTGCAGCTTCACACAATTTGCCTCGTTTCAGTTCACAATCAAATTAACCAAGAACACTAAATCCACAACATGCAACATTTCGAGACCTTGACACCAATTATAAAATTTGATATCCTTGAGTGTCATTCTTGGCATTGGTATGCATATGATGAACTATCAGTTTCTTTCTTCCTAAACTgcgatacaaaaaaaaaaaaaaaaaaaactaaatataaGGACCATGTAGGAAGAGACTTCTAAATACCAAAAGATGGAAGTCAAGATGAAGGCAGAACTGTTGTTTCAGTAGATTGTTCAGATGGTGGCACAAGACTCGTCCATAGAGGCTCACTAACTGTATCACCAGAATAGTTAGTCCTCAGAGGCGCCGACAGAAGAGCCATCTGGTATGCTGTTCTAGGCACAGGCAAATCGTTAAATGCCATGCTCACACCGGATATGCCAAGCCCACAATTGGAGAACAGAGGAACAGACTCTTGATGGATTTTTAATTGTGAAGGATCATCCTTGTTCTCTTCTGAGTTCAATGATTTCTCTACAAAACTCTTGAAGGAATCAGACTGGGACAATATACTACAAGCTGACAAGCTTTGTGGGGAAGGTTTTCCCTTATGAGGATAGCCAAGGGAAGGAAGCTTGTAAGGTTCAGTTGACTGCGCTGAGCATTCCAACATTTTCAGTTCCCGAGCAACATCTTCAGTGGAGGCTGATTCTGTTTGATGAACCTTCTTTGGCATCCACCACCTTATGTAACTTGTTAAATCTATTTTCCTTTCCGTTCCAGCAATGCCAGAATATCGTGCATCCGTAGTTGCATCGCTACTTGTACCTTGCATGGGAGTAATCAAGTTGAAACTCATGTTCATTTATTTGAGTTCAATTTCAGCAATagccatttttttcattttcaatgtaCTTCACATGTGAACTTACTACAGTTGCTGAAGTAATCATTCCCTTGCATAGGTCCAAAAGATGCTTCCCACCGACTATTGTTAGGTTGTCTGAGAATAAAAACAATCACTTCAAGTTAAATAATTGTAGGATAAACTTTATTTTACGAGATTACATGGTAAAACCTTAGAAGGAAAACTAACTGATTTCTAATACTCACTTAAATACATACAAGTGACTACAATCGCATGATCCAAATGAGGCTCAGTAATTAGGAAAGTTACACCCAATTATCACCTAATAATTTTTGACATTTCCTCGGATTAAACCCAAGTGATAACCCAATAAGCAGGTCTTCTCATGCTCCAGTAGGGTAAACCATGGCGAATAAAAAACCCATGTCCCATAGATGAAAGATAACAATAAGAACATGAAACCTTAAATGTATCCAAATTACCAACAATTGAAGAATCTTGATTACAATTTTCCAGAACATCCCTCTGATCAACTTcaagtattttgaaattattcAAACTTTATTCAGCTAATTCACGTCTTTACACCTATTGTATCTGTCGGTCGTGCATTTTTGGAAAACCTTTGAAACTAAGGAACATTAGGTAGAGTTCAATGTGTTATAGATATTTTCACCAAGGTTGCAGAACCAATTTAAGAGATACTACTGGATGTGCTGCCATAGGACATGCTTTTCATTAGAGTTAGGATTGATCAATTCTTCCATATTTTACCATAGTTCTTACCTTTGATCAATGCTAGTACTATTCGCAGCAGCAATTCAAGGAGTAATAGAGGATGTGCTGCCATAGGACATGCTTTTCAC
The genomic region above belongs to Zingiber officinale cultivar Zhangliang chromosome 11A, Zo_v1.1, whole genome shotgun sequence and contains:
- the LOC122032699 gene encoding AP2-like ethylene-responsive transcription factor SMOS1; protein product: MQTISKEDYLVSLRRKSSAFSRGFPKYRGLTRQPNNSRWEASFGPMQGNDYFSNCSTSSDATTDARYSGIAGTERKIDLTSYIRWWMPKKVHQTESASTEDVARELKMLECSAQSTEPYKLPSLGYPHKGKPSPQSLSACSILSQSDSFKSFVEKSLNSEENKDDPSQLKIHQESVPLFSNCGLGISGVSMAFNDLPVPRTAYQMALLSAPLRTNYSGDTVSEPLWTSLVPPSEQSTETTFRKKETDSSSYAYQCQE